CCATGCCCGACGAATCCGACGGGCACATCGCCACCGCCTCGCCGCTCTCGCGGCGGGTGAAGTTCGGGGTGCCGCCGCGCAGGCAATAGGCGGACACGAAGGTCTCGCCCTCGTCGCAGGCGAGCTCGCAATGCGGCTTGGCGCAGCCGTCGGTGCGCAGCATCCGGAACGGCAGGGCGGCACTCGCCGTCGCGGCGCTCCCCGCCGATCCGGCCGGCCCCTGCGGCCCGGCCGGGCCCGCATCGCCCTTCGGGCCTGCGGCGCCCCTGGGACCCGCCTCGCCCTTGGGACCGGCGTCGCCTTTGGGACCTGCCTCGCCCTTGGGCCCGGCGTCGCCTTTGGGGCCCGTCTCGCCGCGGGGCCCCGCAGGGCCCGGCTCGCCTTTCGGCCCCGCGTCGCCCTTCGGCCCGGCGAGCCCGGCCATGCCCTGCGGCCCGGTCAGGCCCGGCTCGCCCTTGGCGCCCGGGGCGCCGGTGGCGCCGCAATTCGCCACCGCGATCTCGCGCGAGGCCTCGCCGGCCTTGAGCGTCGCGACGCAGTTCTGCGGCACGTAGGGCACCTTCAGGGTGAAGCGCCCGCGCTTGTCGGAGGTGACCGGGATGTCGTCGTCGAGGGTGACGACCACGCCGGCCTTGCCGACGCTGCCGGAGACGGTGAGGTCGCCGGCCTCGATCCGGGCGTCCCAGACCGTGATGGCCGGCTGCGCCGGGGCGGCGGCGCGTCCGCCGGCCGGGGCCGGCTGCTGCGCGAGGCCCGGGCCTGCCAGGACGGCACCCGCGGACAGGAGAGCGGACAGGATCAACGCGGCGCGGCGTGGACGCATCGTTCGGCCCCAAGGCATGACGGGAAGCCCCGCTCTCGCGGGCGGCGCACCTTGGGGCGCGGTCAAGCTGCGGTCAACTGCGTAGATCCGGCCCGGTCGGGCGGTCCTCAGGCCTCGTCGTCGAGCACGCCCTCGAGGGCGTAGTGGCGCACCGTGCGGCGGTTGGCGATCAGCTCGTCGACGCTCGGCTCGCCCTTCAGCGCCCGGGCGATGGCGAGCTTCGTCGCCTCGTAGTTGGTGCGGTAGAGGTCCTTCCGGTCGAGGTTCGGGTCCTCGGGGCAGCGCGGGTCGAGCCAGATCATGATGATCATGCAGAGCTCGTCGAGCCCGTCGCGCGGCAGGATGCCCTCGATGATGCAGTCGACGATGGCGTCGCCGGTGGCGGCCTGGACTACGCCGCCGAGGAGCTCGACGTACTCGGCGGTGTGGATCGTCGCCTTGGTGGTCATCATCGTGGCCGGGCGCACCAGCTGGTTGAGGTCGCGCACCACGAACATCCGGGTATGGCCCTGGACCTGCCCCATCATCGAGGCGAAGGCCTGACCGACCGGCCCGCGCACCGAACCGATCAGCACCTCGGGCATCGCGTCGGTGTACTGGCCCTCGGCCGCCAGCACCGTGGCCTCGCCGGTCCGGAAGACGATCTCGCTCATGGTCCGATTCCTCGTTGGATTTCCGGCGCGGGTCGACCACGGCGGCGGTCGCAGCGTCAACGGTGCCGAACCCATCGACCTGCCCGGAAATTGGTCTATAGGGCCGAGACCACGGGGACTTGGCACCCGTGAAACAGCTGAAGCGGACGGATGAGCGATCGCGACTGGACCCTGCGGGTGACGCCGACCGAGGCGGGCGTGCGGCTCGAACTGGACCTCGCCGACCTCGACGGCGCGCCGGTCACGGCGGCGATCGCCCTCGACCGGGCGGAGGCGCGCCACTTCGCCCGCGCGATGCTGGCCGCCGCCGGCGACGCGGCCGAGCGCACCTTCCCCCACCCGCCGACCGGGCGCGAGGACTGACCGGCACGGGTCAGCTCCGCGGCGGTTCCCGCCGCCCGATCCGCGCCGCGAACCAGTCGGCGAGGATGTCGCGCTCGTAGGCGAGGGCGGACGCCCCTCCCCTCCGGGCGCGCAGCAGGAAGTTGACGTCCGTCACCGTCTCCTCGGCCGCCAGGACCACCCGGCCGCGCTCCCGCAGGGCGTAGCGCAGGCGCAGGCGCGGCGGGGTGGCGTCGGTGACGAGGCGCGGGGCGGTGGGACCGGCGCCGGGCAGGTCGGTGCCGGCGAGGTCGACGTCGAGCACGTCGACGGCGAGGCTCTGCCCGGGTCGGAGCGTCCGCGCGGCGAGGTCCCGGAAGATCCGCTCCAATTCGCCGATCGTCGTGCGCAGGGTCGGGCCGGAGCCGAAGCGGCTCTCGGCGTCGGTGTAGCGCTCGGGCGCGACGAAGGTGAGGCTGAAGGGCGACTCGGGACGCGCGGCTTGCGCGCCCGCGGCGGCGACGAGGCCGAGACACAGGCAGATCGCCAGGACGCTCCGCACGGCCGAACCCCTCCCACCTGGCGGCACCTCGCCGCGATCGAGGGTCCAACGCGGCGGGGAAGCCGGGGTTCTGCCGCCCGCGGTCAGTACCGGCCCGGCAGGCGCGGCACCTTCGTGCCGGGCTTCTCGATCGGCTCGGCGCAGGAATAGACGAACTCGGTCTGGAGATCGGTGAACACCGTCTCGCCGACGATGGTGCAGGTCTCCCGCGCCGTCTCCTTGAGGTAGGTCGCGGCGGCCTCCGAGAAGCGGCGCCGGCGGGTGAGCGCCGGGTCCTGGCCGGACAGGCCGCAGCCGGTGAGCTCGCGCAGGTTGTTCGAGACGATCAGGACCTTGCGCTCCCGGCGCTGGTCGTAGACCTCGTAGGGATCGTTGCAGCCGATCGTGACCACCTGCGGCTGGAGGCCGACATAGGTCTTCGAGATGTAGGAGAACTCGGTGCAGCCGGCCGCCGCCGCGACGGCGCCCGCCACGGCGACGAGGGCGAGCCTCCCTGGTCCTGTCCGCATCCCCGATCCTTCCCGCCCAATCTCTTCGGCGCCCTCAAGCCCAAGCTTTGAGCCGGGGCGGGCGCGGCGGTCAAGCCCGGGTCGGGAGGTGGGATCAAGCTCCTCCACTGCGTCGTCCGCAGGGCTGTCCAAGGGAAAGAAAAAGGCGCGGGTTTCCCCTCTCCCCGCTGGCGGGGAGAGGCCTGAGCTCCGAAGGGGCTCAGGAAGCCCGAAGGGCGAGGGTGAGGGGGTGTTTCCGGAGGAGCCTCATCCTGAGACACCCCCTCACCCTCGCTCCGGCTTTCGCCTGCGCTCACTGCGGACCCAACAAGGGGTCCGCAGTCCTCTCCCCGCCCGCGGGGAGAGGAGAAACCCGCGCTATGCTCGTCTCGAAGGTCTCCTCAGATAGCCATGCGTCGTCCGACGGGCCGCCCCCGGAGGCGAGCCCCCCTACTCCGCCGCCGCGCGGTACCGCGCCGTGTCGTAGTTCAGCACCGGCCCGAGCCAGCGCTCGACTTCCGCAACGTCCATCCCCTTGCGAGCGGCGTAATCCTCGACCTGATCGCGTTCCACCTTGGCGACGCCGAAGTAATGCGCGTCCGGATGGGCGATGTAGAGGCCGGAGACCGAGGAGCCCGGCCACATCGCGTAGGATTCGGTGAGCTTGACGCCGATGCGCGGCTCGGCCTGGAGCAGGTCGAACAGCGTCGTCTTCTCGGTGTGGTCGGGCTGGGCCGGGTAGCCCGGGGCCGGACGGATGCCGGCATAGGGCTCGGTGACGAGGTCGGCCGGCGAGTAGGTCTCGTCGGCCGCGTAGGCCCAGAACTCCCGGCGTACCCGCTCGTGCATTCGCTCGGCGAAGGCCTCGGCGATGCGGTCGGCGAGCGCCTTGACCAGGATCGACTTGTAATCGTCGTTCTGGCGCTCGAACCGCTCGGCGATGCGGACCTCCTCGAGGCCCGCCGTGACGACGAAGCCGCCGACATAGTCGGGGAGCCCGGTCTCGCGAGGGGCCACGAAGTCCGACAGGCAGGTATTGGGCCGCCCGTCGCGCTTCGAGAGCTGCTGGCGCAGACCGTGGAAGGTGGCGAGCGTGTCGGTCCGGCTCTCGCCGGTGAACAGCCGGATGTCGTCGCCGACCCCGTTGGCCGGCCAGAAGCCGATCACCGCCTTCGGGTTGAACCAGCGCTCCTCGACGATCTGGCGCAGCATGGCTTGCGCGTCCTCGAACAGGGCGCGGGCGGCCGGTCCCTGCTCGGGATCGTCGAGGATCGCCGGATAGCGGCCCTTGAACTCGTAGGTCTGGAGGAACGGCGTCCAGTCGATGTAGGGGACGAGCTCCGCCACCTCGTAGCTGCGGAACACCCGCGTGCCGGTGAAGGTCGGCTTGACCGGCTTGTACGCCGCCCAGTCGGCCTTGAAGGCGTTGGCGCGAGCTTTCGCTAGGGCCAAGCGCTGCTTGTCGGCCTCCGAGCGGGCATGGGCCTCGGCGACGCGCTTGTACTCGGCCCGCACCGCCTCGATCGTCTGCACCTTCGAGTCCGGCGAGAGCAGGTTCGAGACCACGCCGACCGCGCGGCTCGCATCGGTCACGTAGACCGCCTGGCCCTTGGCGTAGGCCGGGTGGATCTTCACTGCGGTGTGGACCCGGCTCGTCGTCGCCCCGCCGATGAGGAGCGGCACGTCGAACCCCTCGCGCTCCATCTCGGCCGCGACGTGGACCATCTCGTCCAGAGACGGCGTGATGAGGCCCGACAACCCGACGATGTCGACGTTCTCACGCCGCGCCGTATCGAGGATCTTCGCCGCCGGCACCATCACGCCGAGATCGATGATCTCGTAGTTGTTGCAGGCGAGCACGACGCCGACGATGTTCTTGCCGATGTCGTGGACGTCGCCCTTCACGGTCGCCATCAGCACCTTGCCGGCCGCCTGTCGGCCGCCGACGCCACCATTGGCGGCTTTCTCCGCCTCCATGAACGGCATCAGGTAGGCCACCGCCTGCTTCATCACGCGGGCGGACTTCACCACCTGCGGCAGGAACATCTTGCCGGCGCCGAACAGGTCGCCGACCACGTTCATGCCGGCCATCAG
The sequence above is drawn from the Methylobacterium terrae genome and encodes:
- a CDS encoding formaldehyde-activating enzyme yields the protein MSEIVFRTGEATVLAAEGQYTDAMPEVLIGSVRGPVGQAFASMMGQVQGHTRMFVVRDLNQLVRPATMMTTKATIHTAEYVELLGGVVQAATGDAIVDCIIEGILPRDGLDELCMIIMIWLDPRCPEDPNLDRKDLYRTNYEATKLAIARALKGEPSVDELIANRRTVRHYALEGVLDDEA
- a CDS encoding DUF3016 domain-containing protein gives rise to the protein MRSVLAICLCLGLVAAAGAQAARPESPFSLTFVAPERYTDAESRFGSGPTLRTTIGELERIFRDLAARTLRPGQSLAVDVLDVDLAGTDLPGAGPTAPRLVTDATPPRLRLRYALRERGRVVLAAEETVTDVNFLLRARRGGASALAYERDILADWFAARIGRREPPRS
- a CDS encoding collagen-like protein, coding for MRPRRAALILSALLSAGAVLAGPGLAQQPAPAGGRAAAPAQPAITVWDARIEAGDLTVSGSVGKAGVVVTLDDDIPVTSDKRGRFTLKVPYVPQNCVATLKAGEASREIAVANCGATGAPGAKGEPGLTGPQGMAGLAGPKGDAGPKGEPGPAGPRGETGPKGDAGPKGEAGPKGDAGPKGEAGPRGAAGPKGDAGPAGPQGPAGSAGSAATASAALPFRMLRTDGCAKPHCELACDEGETFVSAYCLRGGTPNFTRRESGEAVAMCPSDSSGMVGFCAKL